From the Trichoplusia ni isolate ovarian cell line Hi5 chromosome 1, tn1, whole genome shotgun sequence genome, the window attatttatttaatacggaTCTTAGGGGACCGGAGGGGCTACTAGTCGAACAGTTGAAAAGTTGAAGATGAAACAGAAGTCTTGCATACCGTTACCTTACTTATTTCTTGACTATTCACCAATCCCACAGGTAAAACTTACGCGATGATATCAATGAAGGTGACCCTCGCACACTTCATCAGGAAGTACCGCATCACAGCTGACGTCAACGAGCTGAGGTTCAAAGTGGATATGCTACTGAAAGCTACGAAGGCTTCGATCAGGATAGACAAGAGGGAATAAAGGAGGCAGCAGAAAAAGAACGAAGGAGGTGAGAggaattgtaacaaaaaataagcaGTTTGTTTCCAATAAACTGTTGTTGACAATAAATACTTGTaggataataaaattgtttctttactTCGAATCCCTCTTTCGCCTCCATAATGTTAGCCTGAACTGAACATGTTGAAATAATACTGGTTATCAAAAAAATCCACCAACCTGCGCTTTTTGCtgaatatcgtttttttttttactttaataaaccAGAAATTAATAACATGATATAAAACatgtcatttcatttcattcatggTAGAGATAGATTTGAGAGAGTGAGTTTCGAGCTATGTCTACTTGAAACTAGGAACAAAAATGATGacagaacataaaaataaacacgttattaaagtattatatttaaccaaaacataataaatatctacaacAATCATTACTTAACTAGCCGTGTTAATTTATTGAGCAACTTTATaactatgttaaataaataaatactaatgtCCTAGTGACTTGGTGGTACTAAATctaaagatataaattattagcTTCTTCTGACTGACTTCGAGTGACTCATAGAGAGAATATttcatgataaattaaattaaaatgagaaataaatattcattatttttaggcaattaattttacttcaccgaaacgaaattattttataaaaatgttactaaatgtaaaataaaggcTATTTATAAATCACAGTAAATTTTAATCTGAAGGCTATAAAGAGTACAAGTgtgcttttttacttttaaagggCCTATTACAGATTTCTTTATAAAGTTCCTGAGTTAAAAAGTCTGTAATTTTTTCGTCGCGCATTTAGAAGCATTAATgcggaaaaatattcaaatctcgGTTTTCTTAATGATAACAGAATTGAAGATAAATATAATgggaacaattttttttaaacaattatttctgtataaaaatactCATATGAATCGAATCAAAGTCAGtctccaaaaaataaatacttaaaatgtaagaataaataatgttttgctaCTAAAACTATGTTTTGGACGTAGCTGTCATTACCTTCATAGTAAATGCAAAATGTAGGAAAACTAGTCTTAAATCAAATTCCTATTCAAATCGATCTATGGAAGTATTACTAAGGTACAGTAAAAACCATGGCCgcttaagtacctaattattaGTCACAAACTTTTAgttacaaatttataaatatttagtaaattctTACATTAATTTTGACCCACTAAAGACTATGCTGATTGTCGCAGAGTAAGGACAAAAAAAAGACGTAAGACAAGAACGCGTCTCAGACGAGACAGCcctttacaattttacaatataCGTATGTACCTTGTGTTTATCGATATTGAAATATGAGATTTCATTTTAACACACTAGTAGTCTAACTTTTTCGTTTCAAACgaaaaagtttagttttaataaaaacaatacaaatgaCAAAAGTTTTTCAATCCTTCAAGTAAACGGAACTGTCGAAATCGTCAAAACATGACTTTGCAATTCCGAAACACtttctattaataaatgtcTATTTAAACCCTTGATCAGCAATAGTCTTCATAATAATGCCTTCTGACTGGTTACAAAAAAGGCACACCTTATGCACTTATTCTTAGAAATACCGCAAATTTccctttaattaataataaaaataaaataatcaattcgTCAATTaatccatttttaaataaaataaatagtaagttGTTTCTATAACTTTACAacagtcaatattttttcattttaaaattagaacagcAGTTCACGGAGTTCATTTAAATGcgtgaaatatttaatttctcatTTTGAATGATGAATTGCATTATTTGCTGCAAAATAAATGGAATTCAATTAATTGTATTCCATTTTCAATTGCCATTGAAGTCTATGTCGCAGTTCGGGTATAATGATAGGCAGTCTTTTTGCTCTTGTCCGTCCCTCGCAGCTTGTACGTATCTGTAGTAGTGCAGTGCCATCTTGCTGTCACCCGCTGGTAAGAGCTCGTTCGAATCCCTGTAAAGTAAAAGATGAAAAAGTTAGCAGGAAGTCAGGAGGTCCTTGATAATGTTAAATTGATTTAGCGTATGAATGTAAAACTATATGTAGAGTCAATATTTTCGTTTTCgtgaaataaacttaaataaatcattaaacttttataagGCGGGTCATTTTGGTATAATGAACTATGTATAATTTGGATATcggatgacaatttttttaccaaatagTTACCATGAATACGGCGAATTCAGTTATAATTTGGTGATAAATGATATCTTTGAGAGTTtgaatagtaaattatattCCACGTGACAGTCTGGCCacgaaataattaatcaaaaaaagTACTTTGAATACTTAACGAccataataaaacttttcaacCAGAGCGTACAAATGCAATTAAACATGTTGATTTATTGTAAAGAAACGTCATTATAAACTAACTTAACACGTTAAACATTAAACTTCTACTATTTACACTCTGATTCTTGTAGTAGTAAATCTTATACTGCTTCGTTCTAATGATTCCTTTTCCCTTGTTTATTCTTCTTATATTTAGAGTGTTATCaactattaatatataatattttacttctagATTTCTTGTAAAACCTATTAATctcctttatttaaaactattaagaGAACTTTATCCATGTCACCAGAATTAAACTAAATAGTAACTACATGAAACATCTATTTTGTTGAGTATGAATTACTCCGGCTCTAaaattttatccttgtatcgAATTGGGTTTTACAAAAGGTATTCTTGAATCACAGGAATGCATATCCTACGCAGGATCGGCCCTTTTATTTAAGGCGGAGTAATGCTCATGGATACCCCACTCCTCGTAGACTCTCCAGTCATCATTTACACGACATAAATAGTATTAGTAGCAGACCATCGTTGTTAGTATAGTATCCCTTAATAGAAATGGTTGTCTGTATGACATCACACAGTATATGCTAGACAGTACCATTGTCATATatctttttaagttatttacattCAATATTCAAGCTCTATTGCCTCTGGTGCTCCTATTTTATCGCTCTTACTTAAATGTGTATACTTTGCCCTCAGTAATCTTGTCGCCCTAGGCAACCAATAAAGTGGTCAATCAACAATCGTTCTAGCTACCAGTTGTAAGTTTATGCTATACCCTTCACTGTTCGATATTTCTAATGACATACAATCATCAAACATTGAcatacatcattaaaaaaaattacattagatACTAATTAATTTCCGACAAACAAGATACGGAGAGTAGTCGAAAGATTTAAGggcgatgaaaatcaatttCTTCTTAATTGAGGCCAATGGAAAAGTTcgtaaaatatgcatttttaaaGTGGAACATGCATTCGTTGCTAGTGATCTAGAAAGAACCGGATTACGAATGGAAAGGGAAAATATTTGGGAATAACAAGACAAGTGTTTGATGACGTTATTGATTAGAACCATCGAGAATGGGGTTAATGTTTTAATGCATACGTTTTTAAAGATAGCTTAACGTTTTAAATTGATCTAAATACTTAGACAGAGAAAGTTAACGATGCATGTAAAGAAATAACGAATAGAGTGGAGTATAAGTAGCAAAACAAGATACACCCAATAACGATCGTCAAATATTGATGTTGTCAGTGTTAAAGATCAATGAAGAAGGTTTTTTTtcactttgtttaaaaatcatcTACCGCTCTAAGGAATAGGTACATAACTTTTGTCGcagggctttcacaaacattcatgtcactTTCagaaagacacacagactcattACTAGCATTCAAGGATCACACAAgggcttgttctacgcggggatcgaacctgcaacacatcgcgcacagtgCGTTTGTCTTAGTGAACTCAACTCCATGCAGTCCGAATGCTAAATCACAGcgttaattttaacaatactcatattttaaaattaatcaagAGATATCAAAGCTATTTATGATAAAGACGTTATAGTAAAACCTCTAAACTATGACAATGATGAAGTTCAAATTCAACAACCCATTAACCACAATGCGTTCCCATAGTCATTTGTGACGCTCAAATCTTGGCAGCGATCATAGTGCGTGACGAATGACAGATGGTAACGACACGTGCCGCGGATTACCCTCATTATATCAGAAACACTGTCATTCCACGGAATATGGTACATCGTAAGCAAATACGGTAAATATAGCTGAGTtgatgcatttatttatatggtTTGTTGGTCTTGATAATATCTTGTTGATCTTATCTTTGAATTTATTGGGTGTGTTTTGAGCTTTGAATAATTTCCTATTAAATTTTTGTAGATTATATTGTTAACCGATACTGTCCCACTGTGAATAGATTTTTGCGACAATAAATACAAGTTATATGAAACATTagaaaagatttaattaataatctaaATTCAGTTTAAGGCTCGAATTAAGTATGATAcgtaattacaattttcaattttacgcCCAGTTacattgtcttttattttaaggtattttGAAAATGAGCGAAGTTAAATCTAATCCTACCAaggcaatacaaaataatactcaCTTGCTAAGATGACCAGACACGAGATTACTGTAAGGCGTATGTTTGAAGGGGTCTCCGTAGAGAGCACACACGGCTCTCTCACGACACCCAAAGTCTGTTGCACCTAACTGGTTCAACAAACCATCCACGGCTTCTACCATATTTCCATAGAATTTCTCTGCTGCTATAGTTtcctgaaattataaaaaaaagctcTTAAATCACACTTCATTTGATTTTCAGCTTGTCATTCGAAAATTTATTTGCGACTTTAATCAAAACAGATACAGCTACTTAGATTATCAaagacattttataaaataatgattattgcCACTGCATTATCCCAAGCTATGCATGGTTTGCAACTTTCAGTTCTATTCTTAGCTTCTTAGAGTGTTATACTCAAACTCACTGGATCTTGTGCTGATAATATTTGCTGTTGCTGCTTTACAAGTTCGGTCTCCGCCTTGATCCTATTGGTCTCTTTCAGTTTGACCGCAGACACTCGTAATATTTCATCCCTGACCGGAGAAGGTGGTGCCCGCGCCGCTAATGATGCTGCTCTGATCTGGAATATAGGAAATTGTAACGTGAGTTTATGAGAAGTAGCAATGCACGGAAAGTCCCAGGGAACAGAGGACAGACATATTATAtatgatgattattttatttatttaaaaaaaaacaactcccgccctaagtttcacaaacatttcagtCAAGTACAcacaaaagtacaaaataaacttcTGTACCTGCTACTTTGTTTGGTTTCAGAGAAAGGTCTATCCATTAACTTCATATCATACACAACTTGAATATAAATTAGCTTATCAAAACATTAACTTTCTCCGCTATCTATACGATTGAATTAATTCAAACAAACTTAACATCTACTATTGTTGGCATAGGTTATACTCCTATGTATATCGTcatcataattatcataatccATACATTTACAGCCTTTTTTCACGGCACGTCTTCGGTCAAATACAGATGAAATTTGAATCTTGTATAGAGACAAATTAGCTCATTTTGCCTCCATTCACCGACCATGCGTCTAATGTGTATGATGGAGTAAAATTAATCAGCTCGCTACGAATCGAAAATTGCACTGAATACACTGACCTAGAATGTTAACAAGATAGCATGTGGCGTCGGTTCCGTATAGCTTATGATCTTAGAGTTATAAAAGGAGCTCTCGACAGCCGATTGTTcgacttttttctttattaaaataaaattaataaagaggaCTATGTGTGtgattatgaattttatacCCATCTAGATCTGGGACTGCATTTTGGATTAGGAGGATTTCAACATAGTGATAATATTCTGCGATGGTTTATTTCTAATTCTGTAAATTCCAATTTTAGTCTTACCAATGCTTCTTTTTCTGCTAGCAGTGGATCTTTGGGCGTCGTTTTCTTGTTTCGATAGTACGGGTTCGGAGGTCCAACAGGTCTGTAATGAATGAATAAGTTTATTTGGGTTCATGAAAATGGGAACTTGTCTATGAGGTTTTTATCAGCTTTTTTCCATAGTGCTTTAATAACGAGTACTTAGAATAACTTTTTTTCCTTCATTAGTGGGAcagatttacatttttttattggttcaAAAGAGAAGCCCGATTGGATCTTAAACTAAAGCAATTTGATAGTAATTTTCATATATGATTAAAAAAGTAACGTGGGATTTAAAAATCAtgacattttttaatctttcgtTTTTCCAAATATGTTCTCCATCTTTTATTTTCCACGTAGGAGAGCTTTCCATAAAAGTCTTTAGTATGCCTCGCACTTTTGATCTTAACGTGGATCAGTAGAACAATCTTCATCTGTTATGTGTCATAAATGGACATTTATTctataaaagattttatgaGAATGTTGACAAAAGTTGACATCCGGttcattttccattgttattacgtgagaaaattttaaattataaaaacggtaATTTCGTACTAATAGTAACTGCTCTCTGCAATTTACTGTTTCAATTGTTAGATCCGTTTTGACCGTTAaagtcattaattattaaaatacggTGTCTCCCGAAATACAGCCTACTAACCTTCTGGtctctaatttaaattttaaaataaggtgtATTATATGATTTGCAATTCGAACACAATACCACCATACCACTATCAAAAATATCATTGTCTTTTActtgcaaatataatttttgttagcTTCATcgcacatttttattttgcgaTTTACGTAATATTCCTGCTATTGTCTCCATAACATATTCCATTACAGTTCGTTCAATAATAACTACTTAAATCCGAATCTGTTGTTCCATCTTCAGCCGGGTCCTTAACAGTttcaatcattttgttttatgttccACTCATAAAAACAGTACCCCATATCGCATGTCCAGTTTTCACTTTTTTGCATACATCGTTTTCACTTTATGTTTATGCAATGTGAGTAATAAATGAAGATGGTACTTTCTATAttgatgaatgaaaatatttttaaaacttgtatttaaaaCTCTGTTTTAGTCTTAAATTTAGAGACTGTTTTAAAATCTTACCTCCCATTCTGAGCCACTGGCAGCCTTTGTGGAACATTACTGGAAGCTGCTACTGTTGGCATTACATTGTTACCTGCCGCATATTCACCAACATTCATTGATGGTCCTGTAGTGATAAAGCAAgttgtaaaatttatataatattgaaaagtgctatcatttgtttattaaaatcaaagagACGGACCAAAAATCTAATTCTAAACAAAAGGATTTGactattaaaaagttgaaatgaaacgacttttacggattttatcgcggtttaatttttggttttagttccctaacctaacctaagaaaccactattaaaaagttgtttaaatcATGGGAAattatcttcaaaatatttagtaGTCATTGAACTTAGTTATTTAACACCACTTAAAGGTGATGGATTGAGAGGGTTATGAAAgagaattttaacaaatttagtATCGTTTATGaaagaatacataaaaaaacattttatttctatagagTAGGTTAGGTTAATTCATGAGAAATTCTTGTCAAAATATTTCACAGTCGTTTACGTTTAATATTTTAGGACAGTTACCTGGTGGCATTCCAAGACCCCAAGCGTTGATATCATTAGCGTCGTTCACTGTTGGTTTGAAGTTCGATATCGCGTTGCGATGGATGTCACCGATAATGTAACTGATAAAAACAAAGgagaaacaattttataaatagatcaTGATTTGATAAATAGAGAAACATTATATTCATAACCGGCTGTCATAGAAAATCTTGGACCTCACAGAGTTAGACCAACTAGCGCtcacaaagttaaaaaaaaatcaatttaaaattgactccttagtttttttaatgaagttctAAACCCAAACCAAACCCCGAGACTAGTTGAGAACATTTTGGTAGTATCTTACTCAGTTCCAAGTGGAGCTCCAGAAAGTTGCCAGTTTTCATTGTCATAGTGATCATAGCTCTGTGGAGGACCCTGGCCGTGCGGTCGAACGACCACAGATGACCCGTGTGGGTGACCGCCGTAAGGCTGTTGGTGGGGACCCTAGGgaaaaaaggaatattattatgaaaacaagAAATATCCAAtcgaatgaaaacaaataacaagcgagataattaattgattgacgCACAAAATGCAACTCTTTCGTTATGTTTGTAGGTGGTAGTCAACGTATCGCATCTGGACTATAAAACGAACTACACTACACTTATTAAATCAAgaagtgtaattaaaaacaatgtaatgtaaaaaacaGCCCGAAATGAGTTTGATGGTAGCGTTAACCAGTCTTCACTAATTCCTTAATTATTCCGAATACGCTTACTAATTTCACTTTCCTTGTTCGTACCATGTGTATACTAAATACTTTTACTGCAGCAGAAAAGAAAGCATTCGTGCCTTCATTTGAAATGTGACTCAAATTATTCAAGTCATTTCTAATCGCGAAGTGCTTTGACCCCCGTTGCGTGTTGACTTCGAGTTGAAATTGGTAAAATTTTGCTCGTTACAACGGCTTACGTGTCTGTCATCGTAATACTGTAGATGTGATATAACACGtcttccattttaaattatacttgaaAAGTGACGGTTGACTTTGGATTGTATATCATTTACTAAATTGcagattatttgaaaatatcaGACTTGGGAACTTTAGCGTGTTTTGTTAATTGAATCATGTTAATACACTTTTACTGCTCATAAATTTAAACGGCTTTTAGATTCTTATAATgaaagtttttgtattattaaattcgtttatatttttagagatataattatgtttcttaatACTTGCTccagaatttaaaaatagaggATTTTACAGGGATCTTGTTCTGCTGAATTTAAGTTGTTTCAGTTACTATCAATTCAATATAAGGACGGAGTCAAATTAAAATGTCCGTTATCTATACTGagagtctgtttgtttgaacgcgctaatctcaggaactactggttcaaattgaaaatttatttttgtattgaatagaccattcatcgaggaaggctttatgctatataccatcacgctgcgactaatcggagcgaagatacaatggaaaatatggaaaaaacagggcagtgcactcttcgagggcttccgttcaaaaattcctaacttatatcttgtaaccacgaggacgatgtcgcgggcaacagttagtattatatataatataaactcTAGGTGGGTACAGGCTCATGCCTAGCATGTGGTCGTATATAACTTAGACTGCCACTTTTCATGCTATGCAGGTAACATTGTAAACGAATAACAgaagcagaaaaaatattaataataaaattagtcttCTTCAGTCATATGAAGACTAAACGGCACTTTCGTTTGTCTGAAATGCTATATTAGTTATAATTGTCTTTATAGCGAAAACGAATCACAATCTGCACGCGATTTATGATTGTCAcgataaaatacttaatgaaacgtgaatttggaataaaatgcgGTAGAGTTGTGCCTGTGCATGTGTAGTCACTGTGATTTACGAGTCCAATGATGGGTTTTTTGTTAAGTTCGCGTGcgtgaattttaatttgtttggtATTTTCAGCATTTTTGTACTTAACTTTGTGATgtcgtaatttaataaaagtagttttattatcattacttTGGAATGACTTATTCGCTAAGGTTTTTTCTCATaactatgaaataattaatcattcataaaatattacaaatgctcgtacatttttaaaagctttcaagAAAATTAACATAGCATAGGTACCTTATGATGATGAGTAatcaaatgatgatgatgatggtactTCGTTGTGTGATAGTTCTGGTGGTACCAAGAGCAGAGCTTGAAGA encodes:
- the LOC113498604 gene encoding uncharacterized protein LOC113498604 produces the protein MGERYEAGSKIKMTIDKIAKLLVIILISVKHAECSVTDDISKRMKILESVSGRYFSDVYQNGTFRTGNVLWDNILNKCTASPSVSCLQKNVYTYLDDKIGMNGDVEVASGMCFKKNNVDINKYSKEANSIYLTGSKDEDRAKSDDFEEDNEIEDDEPESPLEEITSALYDKSVKFLVTHDMKLTLPQTFFQGATLRVSPRALTKTGALVHIDLEPQANNGEGRLFFHKIKKYIKKKLVTAAIAIILVIKLIALKFVFVLPLIMGVTTAKKMFLKLLLFIFPALSHIFKLCSWYHQNYHTTKYHHHHHLITHHHKGPHQQPYGGHPHGSSVVVRPHGQGPPQSYDHYDNENWQLSGAPLGTDYIIGDIHRNAISNFKPTVNDANDINAWGLGMPPGPSMNVGEYAAGNNVMPTVAASSNVPQRLPVAQNGRPVGPPNPYYRNKKTTPKDPLLAEKEALIRAASLAARAPPSPVRDEILRVSAVKLKETNRIKAETELVKQQQQILSAQDPETIAAEKFYGNMVEAVDGLLNQLGATDFGCRERAVCALYGDPFKHTPYSNLVSGHLSKDSNELLPAGDSKMALHYYRYVQAARDGQEQKDCLSLYPNCDIDFNGN